The Desmonostoc muscorum LEGE 12446 genome includes a region encoding these proteins:
- a CDS encoding Uma2 family endonuclease, giving the protein MNQPISERVRWTTADLELFPDNGNRYEIIDGELFVTRAPHWNHQKTCVRISTSLDNWSQTTGLGEVVPAPGVIFGENDNVIPDVVWVSNERLLLLLDEAGHLTGAPELVVEVLSLGSENEKRDRELKLKLYSSRGVREYWIVDWHKQQVEVYRREQGSLKLVATLFNGDELNSPILPNFTCAIASLFS; this is encoded by the coding sequence ATGAACCAGCCGATATCTGAGAGAGTGCGCTGGACTACTGCCGACTTAGAATTGTTTCCAGATAACGGGAACCGCTATGAAATTATTGACGGAGAATTGTTTGTGACCAGAGCGCCTCACTGGAATCATCAAAAAACTTGTGTCAGAATTAGTACTTCGCTGGATAATTGGTCACAGACTACTGGTCTAGGAGAAGTTGTACCTGCTCCAGGAGTAATTTTTGGCGAGAATGATAATGTGATTCCTGATGTTGTCTGGGTTAGCAATGAGAGATTGCTCCTACTTTTAGACGAGGCGGGGCATTTAACTGGTGCGCCAGAACTAGTGGTAGAGGTACTATCTCTTGGTAGTGAGAACGAAAAGCGGGATAGGGAACTGAAACTGAAGCTCTACTCTTCACGGGGAGTGAGAGAATATTGGATTGTGGACTGGCACAAGCAACAAGTGGAAGTTTATCGACGGGAACAAGGGAGTTTAAAGTTAGTTGCTACGTTGTTCAATGGTGATGAACTAAATTCACCGATATTGCCTAATTTTACTTGTGCGATCGCCTCCTTATTTAGCTGA
- a CDS encoding ABC transporter permease — MTSTAKISLATGWDWLIRLVTSETFIYVMKRLLQALLTLFLASALSFLVMQLAPGDFVTQLEADPKKSRDQIKALREFWGLNKSWVEQFWLWLWNIVSKGDFGPSFSYKRSVVSLLWERVPATLLLAIASLIVTWAIAIPLGIIAAIKQNRWADRVLQVISYAGQGFPSFITVLVLLFFAQITSPLFPVGGMTSINHSELNWFGKIVDVGWHMILPTIALSITSFAGLQRITRGELLDVLRQDYIQTARAKGLPENRVIYVHALRNAINPLITLLGFELASLLSGAFIAEQFFNWPGLGRLTLQAVMSQDLYLVMASLVMSAVLLIIGNLIADLMLKVADPRIRLENLN, encoded by the coding sequence ATGACATCTACAGCAAAAATTTCTTTAGCAACGGGTTGGGATTGGCTGATTAGGCTAGTCACAAGCGAAACTTTTATATACGTAATGAAGCGGCTGTTGCAGGCATTGCTGACTTTGTTTTTGGCGTCTGCGCTATCGTTTCTGGTTATGCAACTTGCTCCGGGAGATTTTGTCACTCAATTAGAAGCAGATCCGAAAAAATCTAGAGACCAAATTAAGGCCTTACGGGAGTTTTGGGGCTTAAATAAGTCCTGGGTGGAACAATTTTGGCTTTGGTTGTGGAATATTGTCTCGAAAGGCGACTTTGGCCCGAGTTTTTCTTATAAACGCTCAGTAGTATCGCTGTTGTGGGAACGAGTACCGGCAACTTTGCTGTTAGCGATCGCTTCTTTGATTGTAACTTGGGCGATCGCCATTCCCTTGGGCATTATCGCTGCCATCAAGCAAAATCGTTGGGCTGACCGCGTTTTACAAGTCATTAGTTACGCTGGACAAGGATTTCCCAGTTTCATCACCGTTTTAGTGCTGCTTTTCTTCGCTCAAATCACCTCACCGTTGTTCCCGGTAGGTGGTATGACTAGCATCAATCACTCGGAACTAAATTGGTTTGGCAAAATCGTCGATGTTGGCTGGCACATGATTTTACCCACCATCGCCCTCTCAATTACTAGTTTTGCTGGTTTACAACGCATCACTCGCGGCGAATTATTAGATGTTCTGCGTCAAGATTACATCCAAACAGCTCGTGCTAAGGGACTACCGGAAAATCGCGTAATATATGTTCATGCTCTCCGCAACGCCATCAACCCTCTAATTACTCTATTGGGCTTCGAGTTAGCTAGTTTATTAAGCGGTGCATTCATCGCCGAACAATTCTTCAACTGGCCTGGTTTAGGAAGATTGACTTTACAAGCTGTAATGTCTCAAGATTTATATTTAGTCATGGCCAGTTTAGTGATGAGTGCAGTTTTGCTAATTATTGGTAACTTAATTGCTGACTTAATGCTTAAAGTTGCCGACCCACGTATTCGTTTAGAAAATCTAAATTAG
- a CDS encoding adenine phosphoribosyltransferase — translation MDLKSLIRDIPDFPKPGILFRDITTLLRDPEGLRYTIDFLTQKCIEAEMTVDYVIGMESRGFIFGSPVAYKLGAGFIPVRKKGKLPSAVHSIEYQLEYGTDCLEVHQDALDEGSRVLIVDDLIATGGTASATANLVQKIGCELVGFGFIIELRDLEGRRHLPNVPIISLVEY, via the coding sequence ATGGATTTGAAATCTCTGATTCGTGACATCCCAGATTTCCCCAAACCTGGAATTTTATTTCGGGATATTACTACCCTACTGCGCGATCCAGAGGGATTGCGCTATACTATTGACTTTTTAACACAAAAATGCATCGAAGCTGAGATGACAGTGGATTACGTCATTGGTATGGAGTCTAGGGGATTCATTTTTGGCTCACCTGTGGCTTATAAACTCGGAGCTGGTTTTATTCCCGTCCGCAAAAAAGGTAAGTTGCCATCAGCAGTTCACTCAATTGAGTATCAACTAGAGTATGGTACAGACTGCCTAGAAGTCCATCAAGATGCTTTAGACGAAGGTAGCCGAGTTTTGATTGTGGACGATTTGATTGCCACTGGTGGAACTGCGAGTGCAACAGCAAACTTGGTGCAGAAGATTGGCTGCGAATTAGTGGGGTTTGGGTTTATTATCGAGCTACGAGATTTAGAAGGGCGCAGACATTTGCCAAATGTGCCGATTATTTCTTTGGTTGAATATTAA